In a genomic window of Phycodurus eques isolate BA_2022a chromosome 2, UOR_Pequ_1.1, whole genome shotgun sequence:
- the coro2ba gene encoding coronin-2B, protein MTVTKMSWRPTFRSSKFRNVYGKVGSREHCYDGIPITKNVHDNHFCAVNSKFLAVVTESAGGGSFIIIPVSQSGRLDSHYPKVCGHQGNVLDIKWNPFFENIIASCSEDSSVRVWEIPDGGLRRNMTEAVLELYGHSRRVGLIEWHPTSSGILFSAGYDYKILIWNLEIGEPVKMIDCHTDVILSMSFNTDGSLLATSCKDRKLRIIEPRSGRVLQQASYKNHRVNRVVFLGNLKRLLTTGVSRWNTRQIALWDQEDLSMPVMEEDIDGLSGLLFPFYDNDTHMLYLAGKGDGNIRYFEITTEKPFIQYLMEFRSPAPQKGLGVMPKHGLDVGACEVFRFYKLVTLKGLIEPISMIVPRRSDTYQEDIYPMTAGTEPALSATEWLSGIDREPVLMSLRDGYNRPNKLVFKAPVKDKKNVVVNGIDLLENVPPRTENELLQMFFRQQDELRRLREELSSKDVQIRQLELELNNMKNVNPNNI, encoded by the exons ATGTCATGGCGCCCGACCTTCAGAAGCTCCAAGTTTCGAAATGTCTATGGGAAGGTTGGCAGTCGGGAGCACTGCTACGATGGTATCCCCATCACCAAAAACGTCCATGACAACCACTTCTGTGCCGTCAACTCCAAGTTCCTGGCTGTGGTCACTGAGAGCGCTGGTGGGGGCTCATTCATCATCATTCCTGTTTCCCAG TCAGGTCGTCTAGACTCTCACTACCCAAAGGTATGCGGGCACCAAGGCAATGTACTGGACATCAAGTGGAACCCCTTCTTTGAAAACATCATAGCTTCGTGCTCGGAGGACAGCTCG GTGCGAGTGTGGGAAATTCCAGATGGCGGCCTGAGGCGTAACATGACTGAGGCAGTGCTGGAGCTGTATGGTCACAGCAGACGGGTGGGTTTGATCGAGTGGCATCCCACCAGCAGCGGCATCCTATTCAGCGCTGGCTACGATTATAAG ATTCTGATCTGGAACTTGGAGATCGGCGAGCCAGTAAAAATGATTGACTGCCACACAGACGTCATCCTAAGCATGTCCTTCAACACAGACGGCAGCCTGCTGGCCACCAGCTGTAAAGACAGGAAACTGCGAATCATTGAGCCGCGCTCTGGGAGAGTCCTTCAG CAAGCCAGCTATAAGAACCACCGGGTAAACCGAGTGGTTTTCCTGGGCAACCTCAAGCGGCTGCTCACCACGGGCGTCTCTCGTTGGAACACACGTCAGATTGCTCTTTGGGATCAG GAGGATTTGTCTATGCCAGTGATGGAGGAGGATATAGATGGACTCTCTGGATTGTTGTTTCCCTTCTATGACAATGACACGCACATGTTGTACCTGGCAGGCAAG GGCGACGGAAACATCCGTTACTTTGAGATTACTACAGAGAAACCATTCATCCAGTATCTAATGGAGTTCCGGTCCCCGGCCCCTCAGAAAGGATTAG GCGTGATGCCAAAGCATGGTCTGGATGTGGGAGCCTGTGAGGTGTTCCGCTTCTACAAGTTGGTCACCCTCAAGGGCTTGATAGAGCCTATTTCAATGATTGTACCAAGAAGG TCAGACACATACCAAGAAGACATTTATCCAATGACGGCAGGAACAGAACCTGCACTCTCAGCGACCGAGTGGCTCAGTGGCATCGACAGAG AGCCAGTCTTAATGTCCTTGAGGGATGGCTACAACCGGCCAAACAAGTTAGTGTTCAAGGCCCCAGTGAAGGACAAGAAAAATGTGGTTGTGAATGGCATCGACTTGCTTGAGAACGTACCACCCAGGACGGAAAATGAG CTCCTGCAGATGTTCTTCCGGCAGCAGGATGAGTTGCGGAGGCTGAGGGAGGAGTTGAGCAGCAAGGATGTGCAAATACGCCAACTGGAACTGGAATTGAACAACATGAAGAATGTGAACCCCAACAACATCTGA
- the anp32a gene encoding acidic leucine-rich nuclear phosphoprotein 32 family member A isoform X2 — MEMKKRIHLELRNRTPSEVKALVLDNCRSNDGKLEGLTDEFEELVFLSTIMVGLTTVANLPKLKKLKKLELSDNKISGGLEVLAEKCPNLTHLNLGGNRIKDLSTIEPLKELGTLRSLELYTCEVTNLSEYRDSVFKLLPQLTYLDGYDKDDKEAPCSDTKLYAEGWECGDKDEHGHGFYPAIDGEDYGDEAPSGDEEDEGDDDEEENVDWGLSGENEDEEDLNDKEVDADEEAEEDEEEEDEEEEEEQERGQKRKRELNEEGEDDDDD, encoded by the exons GTCAAAGCACTTGTTCTTGACAACTGTCGCTCCAATGATGGTAAGCTCGAGGGTCTAACAGACGAATTTGAGGAGCTGGTATTCCTGAGCACAATAATGGTTGGACTGACCACAGTCGCCAACTTGCCAAAGCTAAAAAAACTCAAGAAG CTTGAACTCAGTGATAACAAGATCTCAGGAGGCTTGGAAGTGTTGGCAGAGAAATGCCCCAACCTCACACATCTCAACCTAGGTGGCAACAGGATTAAAGACCTCAGCACCATTGAACCACTG AAAGAACTGGGGACGCTGAGAAGCCTTGAGCTGTACACATGTGAAGTGACAAATCTGAGCGAGTACAGAGACAGCGTTTTCAAGCTACTACCACAGCTCACCTATCTGGACGGCTACGACAAAGATGACAAAGAGGCACCATGTTCGGATACCAAGCTTTACGCAGAAGGCTGGGAATGTGGCGATAAAGATGAGCATG GCCATGGGTTTTACCCAGCTATAGATGGAGAGGATTATGGTGACGAGGCACCATCAGGAGACGAGGAGGATGAGGGAGATGACGATGAAGAGGAGAATGTTGATTGGGGCCTTAGTGGAGAA AATGAAGATGAGGAGGACCTGAATGACAAAGAAGTAGATGCTGATGAGGAGgcggaggaagatgaggaggaggaggatgaggaggaggaggagg AGCAAGAGCGGGGTCAGAAGAGAAAACGAGAACTGAATGAAGAAGGAGAAGACGACGATGATGATTGA
- the anp32a gene encoding acidic leucine-rich nuclear phosphoprotein 32 family member A isoform X1: protein MEMKKRIHLELRNRTPSEVKALVLDNCRSNDGKLEGLTDEFEELVFLSTIMVGLTTVANLPKLKKLKKLELSDNKISGGLEVLAEKCPNLTHLNLGGNRIKDLSTIEPLKELGTLRSLELYTCEVTNLSEYRDSVFKLLPQLTYLDGYDKDDKEAPCSDTKLYAEGWECGDKDEHVHRSILLKGHGFYPAIDGEDYGDEAPSGDEEDEGDDDEEENVDWGLSGENEDEEDLNDKEVDADEEAEEDEEEEDEEEEEEQERGQKRKRELNEEGEDDDDD from the exons GTCAAAGCACTTGTTCTTGACAACTGTCGCTCCAATGATGGTAAGCTCGAGGGTCTAACAGACGAATTTGAGGAGCTGGTATTCCTGAGCACAATAATGGTTGGACTGACCACAGTCGCCAACTTGCCAAAGCTAAAAAAACTCAAGAAG CTTGAACTCAGTGATAACAAGATCTCAGGAGGCTTGGAAGTGTTGGCAGAGAAATGCCCCAACCTCACACATCTCAACCTAGGTGGCAACAGGATTAAAGACCTCAGCACCATTGAACCACTG AAAGAACTGGGGACGCTGAGAAGCCTTGAGCTGTACACATGTGAAGTGACAAATCTGAGCGAGTACAGAGACAGCGTTTTCAAGCTACTACCACAGCTCACCTATCTGGACGGCTACGACAAAGATGACAAAGAGGCACCATGTTCGGATACCAAGCTTTACGCAGAAGGCTGGGAATGTGGCGATAAAGATGAGCATG TTCACAGATCCATTTTGCTGAAAGGCCATGGGTTTTACCCAGCTATAGATGGAGAGGATTATGGTGACGAGGCACCATCAGGAGACGAGGAGGATGAGGGAGATGACGATGAAGAGGAGAATGTTGATTGGGGCCTTAGTGGAGAA AATGAAGATGAGGAGGACCTGAATGACAAAGAAGTAGATGCTGATGAGGAGgcggaggaagatgaggaggaggaggatgaggaggaggaggagg AGCAAGAGCGGGGTCAGAAGAGAAAACGAGAACTGAATGAAGAAGGAGAAGACGACGATGATGATTGA
- the anp32a gene encoding acidic leucine-rich nuclear phosphoprotein 32 family member A isoform X5 has protein sequence MVKALVLDNCRSNDGKLEGLTDEFEELVFLSTIMVGLTTVANLPKLKKLKKLELSDNKISGGLEVLAEKCPNLTHLNLGGNRIKDLSTIEPLKELGTLRSLELYTCEVTNLSEYRDSVFKLLPQLTYLDGYDKDDKEAPCSDTKLYAEGWECGDKDEHVHRSILLKGHGFYPAIDGEDYGDEAPSGDEEDEGDDDEEENVDWGLSGENEDEEDLNDKEVDADEEAEEDEEEEDEEEEEEQERGQKRKRELNEEGEDDDDD, from the exons GTCAAAGCACTTGTTCTTGACAACTGTCGCTCCAATGATGGTAAGCTCGAGGGTCTAACAGACGAATTTGAGGAGCTGGTATTCCTGAGCACAATAATGGTTGGACTGACCACAGTCGCCAACTTGCCAAAGCTAAAAAAACTCAAGAAG CTTGAACTCAGTGATAACAAGATCTCAGGAGGCTTGGAAGTGTTGGCAGAGAAATGCCCCAACCTCACACATCTCAACCTAGGTGGCAACAGGATTAAAGACCTCAGCACCATTGAACCACTG AAAGAACTGGGGACGCTGAGAAGCCTTGAGCTGTACACATGTGAAGTGACAAATCTGAGCGAGTACAGAGACAGCGTTTTCAAGCTACTACCACAGCTCACCTATCTGGACGGCTACGACAAAGATGACAAAGAGGCACCATGTTCGGATACCAAGCTTTACGCAGAAGGCTGGGAATGTGGCGATAAAGATGAGCATG TTCACAGATCCATTTTGCTGAAAGGCCATGGGTTTTACCCAGCTATAGATGGAGAGGATTATGGTGACGAGGCACCATCAGGAGACGAGGAGGATGAGGGAGATGACGATGAAGAGGAGAATGTTGATTGGGGCCTTAGTGGAGAA AATGAAGATGAGGAGGACCTGAATGACAAAGAAGTAGATGCTGATGAGGAGgcggaggaagatgaggaggaggaggatgaggaggaggaggagg AGCAAGAGCGGGGTCAGAAGAGAAAACGAGAACTGAATGAAGAAGGAGAAGACGACGATGATGATTGA
- the anp32a gene encoding acidic leucine-rich nuclear phosphoprotein 32 family member A isoform X4 — MEMKKRIHLELRNRTPSEVKALVLDNCRSNDGKLEGLTDEFEELVFLSTIMVGLTTVANLPKLKKLKKLELSDNKISGGLEVLAEKCPNLTHLNLGGNRIKDLSTIEPLKELGTLRSLELYTCEVTNLSEYRDSVFKLLPQLTYLDGYDKDDKEAPCSDTKLYAEGWECGDKDEHDGEDYGDEAPSGDEEDEGDDDEEENVDWGLSGENEDEEDLNDKEVDADEEAEEDEEEEDEEEEEEQERGQKRKRELNEEGEDDDDD; from the exons GTCAAAGCACTTGTTCTTGACAACTGTCGCTCCAATGATGGTAAGCTCGAGGGTCTAACAGACGAATTTGAGGAGCTGGTATTCCTGAGCACAATAATGGTTGGACTGACCACAGTCGCCAACTTGCCAAAGCTAAAAAAACTCAAGAAG CTTGAACTCAGTGATAACAAGATCTCAGGAGGCTTGGAAGTGTTGGCAGAGAAATGCCCCAACCTCACACATCTCAACCTAGGTGGCAACAGGATTAAAGACCTCAGCACCATTGAACCACTG AAAGAACTGGGGACGCTGAGAAGCCTTGAGCTGTACACATGTGAAGTGACAAATCTGAGCGAGTACAGAGACAGCGTTTTCAAGCTACTACCACAGCTCACCTATCTGGACGGCTACGACAAAGATGACAAAGAGGCACCATGTTCGGATACCAAGCTTTACGCAGAAGGCTGGGAATGTGGCGATAAAGATGAGCATG ATGGAGAGGATTATGGTGACGAGGCACCATCAGGAGACGAGGAGGATGAGGGAGATGACGATGAAGAGGAGAATGTTGATTGGGGCCTTAGTGGAGAA AATGAAGATGAGGAGGACCTGAATGACAAAGAAGTAGATGCTGATGAGGAGgcggaggaagatgaggaggaggaggatgaggaggaggaggagg AGCAAGAGCGGGGTCAGAAGAGAAAACGAGAACTGAATGAAGAAGGAGAAGACGACGATGATGATTGA
- the anp32a gene encoding acidic leucine-rich nuclear phosphoprotein 32 family member A isoform X3: MEMKKRIHLELRNRTPSEVKALVLDNCRSNDGKLEGLTDEFEELVFLSTIMVGLTTVANLPKLKKLKKLELSDNKISGGLEVLAEKCPNLTHLNLGGNRIKDLSTIEPLKELGTLRSLELYTCEVTNLSEYRDSVFKLLPQLTYLDGYDKDDKEAPCSDTKLYAEGWECGDKDEHAIDGEDYGDEAPSGDEEDEGDDDEEENVDWGLSGENEDEEDLNDKEVDADEEAEEDEEEEDEEEEEEQERGQKRKRELNEEGEDDDDD, from the exons GTCAAAGCACTTGTTCTTGACAACTGTCGCTCCAATGATGGTAAGCTCGAGGGTCTAACAGACGAATTTGAGGAGCTGGTATTCCTGAGCACAATAATGGTTGGACTGACCACAGTCGCCAACTTGCCAAAGCTAAAAAAACTCAAGAAG CTTGAACTCAGTGATAACAAGATCTCAGGAGGCTTGGAAGTGTTGGCAGAGAAATGCCCCAACCTCACACATCTCAACCTAGGTGGCAACAGGATTAAAGACCTCAGCACCATTGAACCACTG AAAGAACTGGGGACGCTGAGAAGCCTTGAGCTGTACACATGTGAAGTGACAAATCTGAGCGAGTACAGAGACAGCGTTTTCAAGCTACTACCACAGCTCACCTATCTGGACGGCTACGACAAAGATGACAAAGAGGCACCATGTTCGGATACCAAGCTTTACGCAGAAGGCTGGGAATGTGGCGATAAAGATGAGCATG CTATAGATGGAGAGGATTATGGTGACGAGGCACCATCAGGAGACGAGGAGGATGAGGGAGATGACGATGAAGAGGAGAATGTTGATTGGGGCCTTAGTGGAGAA AATGAAGATGAGGAGGACCTGAATGACAAAGAAGTAGATGCTGATGAGGAGgcggaggaagatgaggaggaggaggatgaggaggaggaggagg AGCAAGAGCGGGGTCAGAAGAGAAAACGAGAACTGAATGAAGAAGGAGAAGACGACGATGATGATTGA